In Aminivibrio sp., the genomic stretch GCAAAGTCAGGCCACGCACCCGGCCTGACGGGGAAGGACCTGTGCGCCTATCTCCTCAGCGGGTGCGATTCCGACCACGAAAGTTTTACCGCCGGGGAAGGGCTCGACAAGCTCCGGCGGGGCATGATGCTCATGATCCGGGAAGGGGCCACGGAGCACAACCTGGAGGAGCTGGCCTGCCTGGTGCGGGGAAACGAGGCCCGGTCGAGCCGGTGCATGATGGTGAGCGACGACCTGTCCGCCCGCTATCTCCGCGACCGGGGGCACATGGACGAGAAGATCCGCCTCGCCGTGAAGTCCGGCATTTCGCCCCTGGCGGCCCTTCGTATGGTGACCCTCACCCCGGCGGAATACTTCGGGTGGAAAGACAGGGGAGCGGTGGCGCCGGGAAGGATCGCCGACCTTGCAGCGGTGGACTCCCTGGAGAACTGCTCCGTGAAAAGAGTATGGAAGCGGGGAAGGCTCGTTGCCCGGGACGGCAGGCTCCTCTGCGGACCTGTCCCGAGGGTGGAGGCGCCTGCTTCCGCCCGGGGGAACATCTCCGTCCCCGAAAAAGAAGCTTTTGAAGTTTTTGTTCCCGGTGGAGCGAAGATCCGGGTGGTGGGACTCCGTCCCGGGCAGGTGGTGACGGACCACCTGGTGATGGATCCCCCTGTCTCAGACGGGCTGGCGGCCGCCGACCCCTCCAGGGACATCTGCTGGCTGGCCGTTCTGGAGAAGAACCGCGGCACCGGACGCCTTGCCTTGGGCTTCGTCCATGGTCTGGGGCTGAAAGAAGGGGCCATAGGGTCCTCCGTGGCCCACGACGCCCACAATTTTGTGGCCGCCGGAACGGACATCCTTTCCCTGAGAACGGCCCTCGGATTTTTGGCCTCCGAGGGAGGCGGTATTGTGGCGGTCCGGGGCGGGGAAGTCCTTGGCTCCCTCGGCCTTCCGGTGGGAGGCCTCATGAATCCGGGAAGCGCCGATGAGGTCATAAAGGGCCTGGAGGCGGCGGAAGAGGCGGCCCGGTCCCTCGGCACCACCGTGGACCATCCCTTCATGGCCATGAGCTTCCTCTCCCTGTCGGTGATCCCCGAACTCAAGCTCACCGACCAGGGGTACGTGGATCTGGGCAGGGGAGGCATCCAGTCACTCTTTACGGAATGAATTCATTCTCAATAGAAGGGGAGGAGTTGCAATGGCTTCATTGCTTGAAAACCGCTTTCATCTGAAGGAGGCGGGAACGGACGTCCGCACGGAGGTCCTGGCAGGAATCACCACGTTCATGACCATGGCGTACATCATCTTCGTAAACCCCGGAATTCTGCAGAACGCCGGCATGCCTTTCGGTGCCCTCATGACGGCCACATGTCTGGCGAGCGCCCTGGCCACGTTCCTCATGGCCTTCATGGCCAACTACCCCATCGCCCTCGCGCCGGGCATGGGGCTCAACGCGTTCTTCGCCTTCGGCGTGGTCCTCGGCATGGGAATCTCCTGGCAGGTGGCCCTGGCCGCCATCTTCATCGAGGGTATCCTCTTCATCCTGCTTACCCTCACGAAAATCCGGGAGAACATCGTCAACGGCATTCCCAAGTCTCTCAAGATAGGCATCTCCACAGGAATCGGCCTGTTCATCGCCTTCATCGGCCTCCAGAGCGCCGGAATCATCGTGAAAAACGACGCGGTCCTCGTCGGCCTCGGGAACATGAAGTCCGTGGAGGTTCTTCTCGCCTTTGCCGGGTTCTTCATCATGGTCACCCTGGAAGTCCGGAAGGTGAGAGGCTCCATCCTCTGGGGCATCCTCGCCGTCACCGGGATCGCCGTGGCTCTCGGCGTGACGAAAATGCCCGACGGCGTGGTCTCCATGCCTCCTTCCATCATGCCCATCTTCGGGAAGATGGACTTCTCGGGGATAGCCAACCCCAACTTCTGGATCGTCATGTTCTCTTTCTTCTTCGTCGACTTCTTCGACACGGTGGGAACCCTTGTGGGTGTCACAAACCGGGCCGGCATGCTCGATTCCGAGGGCAGGCTGCCCAGGGCCGGCCGGGCTCTCATGGCGGACGCCATCGGAACCACGGCCGGAGCCGTGCTCGGAACCTCCACGGTCACCTCCTACGTGGAAAGCGCAAGCGGCGTGGAGCAGGGAGGCCGGACGGGCCTCACGGCCTTCGTCACGGGAGTCCTTTTCCTCCTGGCCCTTTTCTTCTCCCCCATCGTCTCCATCGTCCCGGCATGTGCCACCGCTCCGGCGCTGGTACTCGTCGGCATCTTCATGATGGCGGGCCTCAAGGACCTTGACTTCTCCGACTGGACGAACTTCGTTCCCGCATGCGTGCCCCTCTTCATCATGCCCTTCACCTACAGCATCGCCAACGGCATCGAGTTCGGCATCATCTCTTTCGCTGTGCTCAAGATCCTCGGCGGCAAGGCGAAGGAAGTCAGCTCCATCATGCTCGGCCTGGCGGTCCTCTTCATCGCCAAGGAAATCTTTTTCTAAAATCTTTTTTCATCGAAACCAGGGCCTTCCGGATTGTCCGGGAGGCCCTGGTTTTTTTACCTGCCCAGCCCTCCGCGGAACCTCCGGCGTCTCGGGCAGTGCCCCGACCGTCCGAAGGGTCCCTGGTCCGCCGGTGAGGCGTTCTCGTCCTTCAGCTCTTCCCGGCATTTGCCGCACAGCCCGGCAATGGCGATGGACTGGGGGAGAAGCTCCATTCCGATATCCGCAAGCCATTGTTCCAGGGTTTCCTGTTTCCTGTCCTCTCCCCCGAGAGGGAAAAGGGATCCGCAATGGCGGCAGAAGGCGGAGATATGGAGCTTCTGCTCCGGCATTTCGAGCCGGAATTCCCCCTCGTTCAGGTAGATGACGTTCACCACGCCCATCTCGGCGAGAAGGTTGATGGTCCTGTAGACCGTGGCGATGCCGATGGAGGGGTCGAGATCCCTCGTCTTCCCCCAGATGTCCTGCACTGTGGAGGGCACGCCGAGGTTTTCGGCGATTACCCGGAAGAGCACTTCCCGCTGGGCAGTGAGCCGGAGGCCCCTGCCTTTCAGTTTTTCAAGAAAGCCGGTCACGGCGCTTTCATGCTGCTGTTCGTCCATAGAATCTCCTCCTGCAGGGGAATCATGGTTTTCCTCTTGACATAATGGCACAAAGGGGTCTATTATGCAACTGATAATCAGTATCATTAAAGGAGGAATGAACAATGCCTGCACGGAACGGAACGGGACCCCTCGGAATGGGGCCCATGACAGGTTGGGGAAGAGGATGGTGCGGCGGCGGCAGAGGTATGGGCCGCGGCTTCGCCGGATACGGCAGGTTCGGCATGGGACGGGGGTTCGGCGGCGTATGGGCGGCCCCGGTCACGCCGGAGATGGAGGAGCAGGCTCTCCGGCAGGAGATGGAAATGCTCAGATCCAGGATGGATGAGCTGCAGGCGCGGCTCGGAAAGGACAGGGGAGAATGACGAAGGCGGCCATCGCTCTGGACGGGAATATCATTTCGGAACACTTCGGGAAAGTCCGGGAGTTCCTTTTCGTGACCTTTGAGGATGGGAAAGAGCTTTCCAGGGAGGTCATCCCCGCCCCTTCGGCCGATCATGCGCCGGGCGTTTTCCCCAACTGGGTGAAATCCATGGGGGCGGACATGGTTATGGCGGGGGGCATGGGCGTCAAGGCAAAGCAGTTTTTCCAGGCCCTCGGAGTCCGGGTCCTCACGGTGCCTTCCATGGATGTTGAAGAGGGTGTGAAAGCCCTTCTTCTGGGAACAGTCCGGACAGTGGAAACCGACTGCGGTCACGGAGCGGACCATGACTGCAGCCCCGAATCCGGTCACGACTGCGGAAAATGAAAATAGCGGTGGCCAGCGGCAAGGGAGGCACGGGAAAGACAAGCATCTCGGCCTCCCTTGTGCTTGCGAGGCCTCGGGTACTGGCGGTCGATCTTGACGTGGAGGAGCCGAACCTTTCCATTCTGCTCGGCTGCGCTGAAACTGAAGCCCTGTCCGTAACGATGCCGTCGGCGAAAATCGACGGGAGCGCATGCGTTTCGTGCGGCACATGTGCGAAGGCGTGCGTCTTCGGGGCTATCGCCTGGCTGGGCGGGGGGATTCCCGTCATCAACGAATCCCTGTGCCGGGGGTGCGGGCTCTGTTCCAGGGTGTGCCCCCCGAGGGCGATTTTCGAGGAAGAACAGACGGTCGGCGAGGTCAGGTCAGGAAACTGCGGCGGCATTTCTTTTCTTGAGGGAAGACTCCGGGTCGGAAGCGTCAATACAGTGCACGTCATCGGGGAAACGGTCAAAAAGGCGGAAACGCTGGGAGTCTCCGACTGGGTGATGGACTGCCCTCCCGGCACGGCCTGCCCCGTGGCGGCGTCCCTTCGCCGTGCCGACATGGCCCTTTTGGTGACGGAGCCCACACCCTTCGGAAGGTCCGACC encodes the following:
- a CDS encoding adenine deaminase, whose product is MNVSDYLAVARGDRPADLVLRGARVANVFTLEYEEADVALFGGRIAGVGKNYKGVREEDLSGMVIVPGFIDGHCHIESTMLTPAAFSELAAVRGTTAAAPDPHEIANTCGMAGVEYMWRESLNCPVDLFFTAPSCVPASSFETPFEELDAGAVAEMFARGWCDSLGEVMNYPGVIGGDPALWAKLYASGTRAKSGHAPGLTGKDLCAYLLSGCDSDHESFTAGEGLDKLRRGMMLMIREGATEHNLEELACLVRGNEARSSRCMMVSDDLSARYLRDRGHMDEKIRLAVKSGISPLAALRMVTLTPAEYFGWKDRGAVAPGRIADLAAVDSLENCSVKRVWKRGRLVARDGRLLCGPVPRVEAPASARGNISVPEKEAFEVFVPGGAKIRVVGLRPGQVVTDHLVMDPPVSDGLAAADPSRDICWLAVLEKNRGTGRLALGFVHGLGLKEGAIGSSVAHDAHNFVAAGTDILSLRTALGFLASEGGGIVAVRGGEVLGSLGLPVGGLMNPGSADEVIKGLEAAEEAARSLGTTVDHPFMAMSFLSLSVIPELKLTDQGYVDLGRGGIQSLFTE
- a CDS encoding NCS2 family permease, with the translated sequence MASLLENRFHLKEAGTDVRTEVLAGITTFMTMAYIIFVNPGILQNAGMPFGALMTATCLASALATFLMAFMANYPIALAPGMGLNAFFAFGVVLGMGISWQVALAAIFIEGILFILLTLTKIRENIVNGIPKSLKIGISTGIGLFIAFIGLQSAGIIVKNDAVLVGLGNMKSVEVLLAFAGFFIMVTLEVRKVRGSILWGILAVTGIAVALGVTKMPDGVVSMPPSIMPIFGKMDFSGIANPNFWIVMFSFFFVDFFDTVGTLVGVTNRAGMLDSEGRLPRAGRALMADAIGTTAGAVLGTSTVTSYVESASGVEQGGRTGLTAFVTGVLFLLALFFSPIVSIVPACATAPALVLVGIFMMAGLKDLDFSDWTNFVPACVPLFIMPFTYSIANGIEFGIISFAVLKILGGKAKEVSSIMLGLAVLFIAKEIFF
- a CDS encoding Fur family transcriptional regulator; this translates as MDEQQHESAVTGFLEKLKGRGLRLTAQREVLFRVIAENLGVPSTVQDIWGKTRDLDPSIGIATVYRTINLLAEMGVVNVIYLNEGEFRLEMPEQKLHISAFCRHCGSLFPLGGEDRKQETLEQWLADIGMELLPQSIAIAGLCGKCREELKDENASPADQGPFGRSGHCPRRRRFRGGLGR
- a CDS encoding DUF5320 domain-containing protein, producing the protein MPARNGTGPLGMGPMTGWGRGWCGGGRGMGRGFAGYGRFGMGRGFGGVWAAPVTPEMEEQALRQEMEMLRSRMDELQARLGKDRGE
- a CDS encoding NifB/NifX family molybdenum-iron cluster-binding protein, which codes for MTKAAIALDGNIISEHFGKVREFLFVTFEDGKELSREVIPAPSADHAPGVFPNWVKSMGADMVMAGGMGVKAKQFFQALGVRVLTVPSMDVEEGVKALLLGTVRTVETDCGHGADHDCSPESGHDCGK
- a CDS encoding ATP-binding protein, with the protein product MKIAVASGKGGTGKTSISASLVLARPRVLAVDLDVEEPNLSILLGCAETEALSVTMPSAKIDGSACVSCGTCAKACVFGAIAWLGGGIPVINESLCRGCGLCSRVCPPRAIFEEEQTVGEVRSGNCGGISFLEGRLRVGSVNTVHVIGETVKKAETLGVSDWVMDCPPGTACPVAASLRRADMALLVTEPTPFGRSDLEGMLELTADMKIPSALVINKTGIGNTSLEDLCGRFGVEILARFPFSRSAAESGARGESPFLTDAGWAETTRSLWSEIERRFS